The segment ATGGAAACGCTCGACGAAATACAGTGGCAACCGATCACGACTTTGGAAAATTTCGAGTTTGAGCCTGAATTAACTTGTCAAGATCTGCCATGCCAGTTGACCTTCGAAACAGAGCAGGTGGACCGACACATAACGACTCCAGAACCTCGGCATCTATTACCTGCACCATCTATGTATACACCGCCGGTGTCTTCACAGTTAACCTCGGACGACCCAGCTTCAGACCCAAGTACACATCTAAGGTATGACGATCCACGAGCCATCCACCAGAGATACGTCAAGTCAAGAGAGGACTGGTATAAGGCTCAACCCCCGGGAACCTGGCTTGGTAATCGCCAGTATCGAAAAGCAATGGGCTTGCCTTTAGGATACCCAAAAGCAAGCTACAGCTGGTGCCTTGATTATAAGCAGATGGGGAGGTACTGCAAAACATCGACGGGTCTGAGAGAGTGGACTaaagaagagatggtggCTTACTTAGACTGGGACAAAGCAGAGACTGGTCGCATCGAAGCACGAGTAGCTGAGGAGACCGAGAACGGACGACTGTTTACAAGCAGAAGAGGCATGGGCGAGCTTTGGGAGATGGCTCAGCGGGATATCGATGAACAAGAAGCCTTGTATTCTGCCGCGGAACAGGAAGAAAGTTGTATTGTAGTTCAGCCGTGGTTCAGTAGAGTTTATTAGAGTGGATGTATCACTTGAATACATCAAGGCTGTTCAAATCAAAGTCATCGACTTACTTTGAAAAAAACATAGCAGGTTAATGGGACTTCAAGTAAAACCACTCGAGACAGTGGAATTGCACAGCGGGAGGCAATCCGATAGCGGAGAGGGCTAGACTGAATATGGCAATTGGGACGGGTACCCGTCCGCCTATTGACCGCCGGCCGCCATACAGTTTCGCTTAACCCCAAGCGTTGTTCAGCGAGAACAACAGCCGGACTAGAGACCAGGTCGATTAGATAATAAGAGAGACAAGAGCACAGAGTTACCAACAAGTGATATAAAGAGGACAAAACTTAAGAGATCAACAAGTGTTTGGCACCAAATTACCTCGCGCCAAAGACTAGCTGATTGAAGGCGAGGCAGCCAGGCCAGGATAATGGAGATAACTCTTCCGCTAAAACACGTCGAAAGAACTTCCAGCAAAaagactgttagtctgaaagtcctagatgaaattATCCAGAGATATAAACCCAAGAAGAACTCCCATCTCAGTAATAAACAATGAAGTTTAATAAACGTTTTTCCACtcagcactactgcgcaatataaacaacaaaaGATCGAGAAATGCTGCGCTGCAGCAAACATGATATATTCAATTTTTTCTATGCATTTCAATCAACAGCGCCTTTCTTCTTGAAGGCAGACGTACATGAAGAAATAACAAATCGAGTAGAATCTGTTTTGAACCTTGACTCTTAATCAAATGTAATTTCTAAACCGTTCCCTTCCTTGGTGTAATTGTCACCTGCAATCCTTTCTGAATGACAAACCAGCTTCAGGAACGTTAGCTAGAATGGTCGATAGGCATAACTGAATTTACTTGACTAACTGGCATCTCTGTGTTAAGCCCACATGTGGATTAACCAGTTCTATGTTGAAGTTCTTCAAAAGGGTCGGAATGAGCTAGCTAGACGTAAGCTTGTGACGTTATAAACCTATGTTGCATGATATGCCATGGAGGAGAGGAAACAATTTGGCCGCAGGATTATTGCAAATGGAGGAGGCAGGCTCAGTCACGCTTATAGCCTAGAAAACGCACATAAGCCTTACCTTGAGCATTTCCATCCAACTGATGTCTTTGCAAGCTGTTAGTACCGAGGTTTCCATAAAGGCTGTGAAGGCTTACTTTTTCCGATACACATTCTTGCACCAGAGCcgaaagcaaagaaaaagCGATCTGGACAACTGTCAGCTCGCCCCATCTCCCACACGTGAATAGCGTACGCATGTCTCCTGTATCCTCTTTAAGCCATCTTTCAGGTCGAAATTCGTGCACGTCAGGGCCAAAAACTTCATTATTGCGATGAACGACCCAGGGATTCACCCCAACCACAGACTAGATAACATATTAGTGTTCCGAACGGTGGTTGCAGCGAAGAGTAAGAATCAGGTGTAAGAAACTCACCCCGGGGGGCATGTAATGCCCATCAATTTCAGCACCACCGGGAGGCACAACACGAGGTAGAGCCATGCCTACAGCAGGATGAAGCCGCAGAGCTTCATACATGACGGCCTGCAGATATTCCAGTTTCTCCGCCTGCGTGACCGAAACAGGGTCACTGAGCTCACCCCGCCTTTGCAAgtcatcaatctcatcaatcaaGCGTCGTTTGCAACTAGGATTTCTCAGCAGAAAGTCAAATATGGCTCGAATGGAAATTGCCGTAGTGTCGCTACCCGCAAAGATGTTGGATGTTGCCATTGATACAAGCGCTGTATGGTCAAATTGATCCGGCTTCTCATGGTGAACTGCCAGCAACTTGCTGAGAATATCGGAATGTCCAGATCCTCGATCGAGGCGGTCAGAGACCTCGCGTGCGGCAAGGGTACGAATAGTGCCATGCCGTGATGCAATCCCCACCCATGTTCCGATGACGGGAGACAGATAGTCATGAAGCCAGTACAACCAAGGGACCTGGCCAATCCAGGAGGCAGACACAAGTGCATCCTCGATTTGCTTGAACGAGCCGTCGTCTTGTCCAGCTTCCAGAAATCCAAATCGCTTGGAGAAAGTGAGTTCCCCAATTACATCTAGATGTGTCAGATCAGAGTTTCAATGGAGCCTTGGATCTAACCGTACCAAAAGCAAATAACTGGAGCCAAGCACCTAGGTCGATTGATTGCCCAGCCATGCCATGGAGCTTATCAATGAAAACATGTAGCGCACTGTCGACAAAAGGCTCCAAATCTTTCAGATAAGTCATGGCATATGGTCTGCTGACAAGACGTCGTTGAGCACCATGAATCTTTTCATCTTGCTCTGCGAAAAGGTCGAATTTTCTTCTACCTTGCCATACGTTGTACCAGCTTGACTTGCGAAACTTGGAACCGGCACCTTGCCATTATTAGCGAATTTCGCTTATGATTTCTACCAGTCTTCTCACCGTATATGACTTTGATAGACGCGAGATCTGAGACGCTCCTGAACAACCTGTCAGCCATATCCCTAAAGCATAGCCAAGCAGACGTGCACTTCACTGGGTGCAATTCGGACGACACTTCCGTGATTCTTGTGCAgagccatcatcaccaggTGCAAGTCTCCCTTGTACGCATGCCATGTTAACCACAGCCTGGAAACACTAGCGGCCCAAGGCCCTGGGATATTCGAAAAAGGAGAGAAGAGTCTCTGGTAGATGACGTAGAGGACGATGAAAAAGATAGTTGTGATGGCGAGCACGCCAAAGTCGGGGCGCAAAATCACTGCAAATCCTTGGTTCATGGTGAAAATGAATGTTGAGTTTGAATAGAGGAGTCATCCAGCTTCTACGTATGAGATAATATATCAGCAGCCAACATTAAAACTGCCGAATACCTTGTCCGTCAATGTAATCAGTTCCGCTGCTTGACATGATCTGTGGGGAAGGAATAGCAAACCCCGATACAAGTGCCGTTTTCCCTTCGCCCAAGTAATTTCCTACGGTACTTGGTTAAGCCAGTAGCTAAGCTTCCCCGCCTTTCGGATACTGTGGAGCGCGCACAAATCGACTACCAGTAAAGATGCCGCCCCGGGAATTGTAAGTTGTCCGCACCTGCGGCAGAATTTCCTAATTTGGCAACCCCCTGAAGTCATGAACCACCGTTCTAAGACCGTCATTCAGCTCATCGCATATTTGCCCCAGATTTGCCCCACTGTCCGGCTCATTAGAAACTTCCATCATGCCCTGTTAGACGTAATTCTCTCTCATCAAAGCATGCACGTTTGGGGGGTTAGGGACATCATGAAATATTGCGGTAAAATTACCTTTTTAGTATTAAGTACGTGGCAATATACATTCCCCGGGCTTTGACTTAGCCCAGTCTTGACTACAGTAACACCTCTAATTATACATAGCACTGTCAATGGTATCCCAGTAACATTTATTTGACATTTGGGTGCTTTGAACCACCCCCAAATGGAGAAACAGAGGCAATTCCGCCTCTCAAAGTCTCAATGCCGTACTCAGTTGCCGCTTGCCGGGAGCCAAGGAGTTAAGAATCCAGCAGTGATTAACTTGTTAAGGAGAAATCTCGTTGTCGCGAAGCCTCAGATCCGCGCTACCGCTATTAGCATCACCGGCCACCCAAGCAGGACTTGTAGATTGACAACCTCAATAGTAGGTTTCATACTGCTGATAAGATGTCGCTCTACTCGAAACACTGCCACAATAATGCAGCATTCCAATACATCCACACACGCACACTCGCACGCCCGCACGCGCTATTCATCCAGACTAGCGACCTTTCTACCTACCTAGAGTCGAACTCGTGATTTGCAATCAAACTCCAGACGGATGTACCCCGCAGAACAATGAAGTTGGCAGGACGCAGAATGCAGAATGCGGGGAGTTTGCAACCCCGTGGGGCCTGCTGTTAACAATAACAGAATAAGCTATATGTAAGCGTTGTGTTAAGCAGGTAACAAATCCGAGGGTTATATCTATAGAGCTATCTCGTTATAAATACCgctcctttttcttctttcacaTATCGTTCCACTCCTATCCAACAGGCTATTCCACCCCAGCACCAAGATAATTAACTCTGCACACAGAGCTATACCAGGTATAGGGTTCGTCACTATAGCTGTATTGCAGGCAAGCTGACCGATTATACCTAGGGATTCAGGATATCAgtgaggatgacgatgacgaagaccGACAACTCTCGACAAGGTGGTCCTGTTCCCCATGTCATAGCTGGGAAGCAAGTTCATCTGGACGAATCCTTCGACGTGATCCGCCCAGATACTGGAATAGTCGTCCACAAAGCCAGCAATGCTGGTGTTCCTCAGGCCCTATCTGCCGTTCGCTCCGGTACCATAGCATTTGGCTCTTGGAGTCTGACTACACCTGGGGAGCGCCGGAATATTTTCCTCAAGGCTGCCAATGTCATCGATCACAGATGGACAGAGCTTAAGCAGTATATGATGACTGAGACGGGCTGTGACGAGGGTTGGGCGGAATTCAACTTGTCTGCAGCGAAGGGGCATGTGCTAGACTGCGCAGGCAGAATTGTGGCCGTGGAGGGAGGTATTCCGATACTGGACGATGCTTCTGTGGGAGCTCTTGTCGTCAAAGAGCCATATGGCGTCGTCTTGGCTATGGCACCATGGTGAGTCCTAGCGTGAAGCCCAAAATCTTCGAGTTATGCTTACACGTACAACAGGAACGCGCCGTATGCCCTCGGCTTCCGAGCTGTTATCTGGGCTATCGCTGCGGGCAATACTGTCGTATTAAAGGGTTCTGAGCTGAGCCCTCGATGTTATTGGGCGGTCTCTTCGGTCCTTGAAGAGGCTGGTCTTCCTCCCGGTGTGCTAAACTTCATTACTTGCTCTCCCAGCAATGCACCAAATGTCGCCAAGGCCATGATTGAAAGCCCTGAGATTAAAAAGATAAACTTTACCGGTAGTACTGCTATTGGTCGCATTATTGCTCAGATGGCAGGGACAAGCTTGAAACCAATTCTGTTAGAGCTTGGTGGAAAAGCCCCTGCAattgttcttcaagatgccgATCTCGAAGTGACAGCTAAGGAGTGTGTTCTAGGTGCTTTTATTCACGCCGGGCAGGTCTGTATGAGCACAGAGCGAATCCTTGTTCACAAAGACATCAAGCATAGCCTCGAGGAGAAATTACGGGAATGGGTAGAACGAATCTTTCCATCATCAGGCGCTGCGCCGGTGCTTATCTCGAGCAATGCTGttaccaagaacaagagacTGGCAACGGATGCTGTGGGCAAAGGCGCGAAACTAGTTTGTGGTCAAGTT is part of the Fusarium oxysporum Fo47 chromosome VII, complete sequence genome and harbors:
- a CDS encoding cytochrome P450 family protein — its product is MNQGFAVILRPDFGVLAITTIFFIVLYVIYQRLFSPFSNIPGPWAASVSRLWLTWHAYKGDLHLVMMALHKNHGSVVRIAPSEVHVVQERLRSRVYQSAGSKFRKSSWYNVWQGRRKFDLFAEQDEKIHGAQRRLVSRPYAMTYLKDLEPFVDSALHVFIDKLHGMAGQSIDLGAWLQLFAFDVIGELTFSKRFGFLEAGQDDGSFKQIEDALVSASWIGQVPWLYWLHDYLSPVIGTWVGIASRHGTIRTLAAREVSDRLDRGSGHSDILSKLLAVHHEKPDQFDHTALVSMATSNIFAGSDTTAISIRAIFDFLLRNPSCKRRLIDEIDDLQRRGELSDPVSVTQAEKLEYLQAVMYEALRLHPAVGMALPRVVPPGGAEIDGHYMPPGSVVGVNPWVVHRNNEVFGPDVHEFRPERWLKEDTGDMHRFFFAFGSGARMCIGKNISWMEMLKLIPTLLKNFNIELVNPHVGLTQRCHWFVIQKGLQVTITPRKGTV
- a CDS encoding Aldehyde/histidinol dehydrogenase → MTKTDNSRQGGPVPHVIAGKQVHLDESFDVIRPDTGIVVHKASNAGVPQALSAVRSGTIAFGSWSLTTPGERRNIFLKAANVIDHRWTELKQYMMTETGCDEGWAEFNLSAAKGHVLDCAGRIVAVEGGIPILDDASVGALVVKEPYGVVLAMAPWNAPYALGFRAVIWAIAAGNTVVLKGSELSPRCYWAVSSVLEEAGLPPGVLNFITCSPSNAPNVAKAMIESPEIKKINFTGSTAIGRIIAQMAGTSLKPILLELGGKAPAIVLQDADLEVTAKECVLGAFIHAGQVCMSTERILVHKDIKHSLEEKLREWVERIFPSSGAAPVLISSNAVTKNKRLATDAVGKGAKLVCGQVDGDTNTTRLRPIIISGIKPDMEIYEKESFGPTVSLIEFETEAEALQIANNTEYGLSSAIFTRDLRKALRLAKRIETGAVHINRMTVQDEAVLPHGGAKASGFGRFNAGLGEWLRTKNITYDL